Part of the Aquila chrysaetos chrysaetos chromosome 6, bAquChr1.4, whole genome shotgun sequence genome, CTGCAGGTGGTGCCGAGGCCCCGGCTGCCAGGCACATCCCAGGGATAGAACTTACTGCTGGCTCAGGCACAGCTCCCACGAACTCTGACGAGGGGTGCTCAAGGAGCGCCGAGGGAGGCGAAACAGCAACAAACGGCCCAGCCCAGGTCTGCGTGTCCCTGCCAGGGCAGCGCTCACCCGTCCACGTCTGCAGGACCTCCACGGCTCTGCCACCCCTGCTCCGTGCTGCTGCAAGCAGAGCTGCGGCAGGGCTCTCCCCCAAGGCTTTGCGGGACGGTTTGTTTGCCCCTCTGAGCTCTCAGAGAAGAAATGGTGGGAAGGCTTTAGAGGAcacacagcactgcagtgaTTTGAGTCTGGTTCCTCTCAGTACGAGATAAAACGATGGTGTGGGAGGAGGACTCGGgttccagctgctgcctgtaGGGAGACCAGGTGCCCAGGTCCAGGGCTTCACTACTCGGGGGAGAAGGTTCTGTGTGGATAGGAGGGGCAGTGACTAGGGAAATGCTCAATACGATTCAGCTGAGACAATCTGCGTGACAGGAGCACTTGCTTGGGGTTAAGGGTGTAAGGGACTCAGGTGATGGGAGTCATGAGAATACACAGAGTAGATGAGAATAGACAGAGTAGACGAGTATATGAGCTCCTTTCGCTTTACAGAAAATCCCACCTCTTTAGAAGACTAACATCTTAGTCCTTTTCAGGGGCGCAAGTGGCTGCATATCCCTCAGAAGGAGAGAACCCAGACAGAAGTTGcacacaaatgcattttattgctctctacaaacACAGAGACGCATACATAGTATGCATGTAAGCCATAGGGCTGTCCCAGTAGTGGGAGAAACGCTATCCACCATGAATTAAACCActcaaaacagacaaaaatcattattataatgaaaatgctAGAAAAAGCATAGCTTACACCCAGAATGTATAACATTGACAAATCAAGCCTTTTACCTACTACCTTTTCTTTAACATAAAGCAGTAacatattctttttctaaattgaaaaaagcagcaaaacagtaGAAATATTCCACATAGTTTCCTAGCTTCTGTTCATCCATCACACTTTATATACTAGGACTATGAAAGGGTCATTGGggaaaaatccaaaacaaaacaaaaaccatcttTGATGCTGTAGAAGTTATAAGCAAACAGAGGGAAATTGATTTTAATCAAGTGTGCATGAACCAAAGGGTAGTAAATTTATCCTCCGGAGTGACTGAGCAAACAAGTGCCACTAGTCAAGCCAGAGCAAAGCTGATGGCTCTTACAAGCAATATGAGAGAAATCTCTCCTACAGCAATTCTTGTCCGTCACAACtgtaacatttacaaaaataccCTCCTTCATTTTGAAGACATTCACCCCCTGACTGGGCAGCATGCTGTGTTACTGTTAGCAGCAGTACCTACACAGCTTCAATACCACTCAACAGAATGCCTGAACTTTTGCCAAAGGATCCCGTAAAAGTCAAAAGTATGCCATTCCTTtcacacataaataaaatacacgGGGAAATAAAATTCCCTACAGGAGAGAGGATCAGAGCTGGACTATCAGATGCAGTCAGATCCTTCCTCTGGACTGTAAAAGGCAGAGGTCCGTGAAGTAAGGACTCCCCCGACTACCAGGGCCTCCAGAGAGTACTGGCATCTTTCGGAGATGCTTGCTTCAGGGTGCTGGGGTTCCCAGGGGAAAAGGAGACCTCCGTAGCAGCTGACTGGCTCTTCTGGAAGTGGCTTAAAAGTTTGGTCTGTGTTTCAGTTCGGACTTTgtgaagagagaggaaatggAAAGCTTCTTGCAAACACCTAGAGTAGCCCTCTCTGAAGTCGAACTGAGAGCTTTTATGGAAGGATCCTGCAGctagagaagggaagaaaagagggaggggcAAGAAAGAATAGTTTAGAGCAACTGTGCATGGCTAGAGATTCATAAAACTGTCACAGATTTGCAGTAAGCTAGagactgaaacaaaattcaATACTCACTCTTCATCtgcagctggctctgctgcttcagGTAGCTGACAGTCATCTCCAGGATGTCGGCTTTCTCCAGCTTGGAGTTGGGCTGGTGTCTCTGAAACTCCTTCTCCAGGAGCAGTTTCAGCTGCTCGATGCTGCTGTTAATCCGGTCACGACGCATTTTCTCCACCACCGGCTTCCTCAGctgtaaaaagcaaaggaaaagagaccTATTATTAGAAGGATCTTCTCCCTGCCATTTCACAGGACTGTTTGTTGCCCGTCACCGTTCCTAAACAATGTGGACCAGtttctcagctggtgtaaactgCTACGAGAACAGCTGAGAGCGTGGCTCGGAGCTGCCTTGCTGTTCCCGGacttactttgtttttctcctttggtgTCAGCAGGTTGTCGGGCTCCATGAAAACAGTGCTGGGAGCCATCTGTcctgaggaaggaaggaaggaaggtcTCAGAGTGGAAGTCCGGGAGAAACGTGTTGCTGGAAGCTGCCTCTGCCCGATATTTATACTGTACAACCTCACCGAGAGTCTGTGGGTCTCCGGCTTGGTGGAGTTTCCCACACTCCACAGCCAATCAGGCAGATAGGCAGCACAATAGGAGAAGCATCTATTCTTGCATGCTCCATTGCCAGTGAATGGCCTGGGGATAATGACCTTCTCCCAGATGAGCAGGTGGGGAGTGTGTGGTACGTGAAAGGCTGGGATCAGAATTACGTGTCAGAAGCTGGGAAAGAGCTGGCCTTCAATGGGAAAAGGCTGCTGACTAATGCCGCAGATCAATAGCATTCCAGACGCAGCCTTGGGTTCACATGcgtggaggaaggaggaggtcAGCTGCCGACGGCGAGAAGTAAACcactgcaggcaggctgctgcgTGGGGCTGCCTTCCTCTCTGGGGACGCACGGAGGCACACGCTTAAGCAGGCACAagtgcacacgcacacacgaGCAGCTTCTGGCTTTCTGAGATAAAGAGCAGAATTTCTTTAAATCCGCTCACCTTGTTTTCTCTATAAGCCAGAGCCAGTCGTTCTCCCTCAGGTGACTGTGACACCAGTTTTGCCCatgtgaaacagaagaaagcttttCCCGTTTGGCTCACTGCAAATAAATACTCTTAATTGTAAGTACACGCAGTTACTGAAAACgttttctgttttgatcttTGTTCTCTTCCCTTGGTATCTTACGCACCTCTTCAGAATACTCTCAAGCCACGTCACAAGCGCTTtatgtttccattttcaaataCCTTCAAGATAAATCCGTGAGAAGGATCTCAGACTGTTTTGGGATCAGTTCAGTCTCACATGCTGCTTTCTCACTCCCTCCTCAAAACATGTTTTActctaattattttcatttaatccaTGCACAAAGGAAAACGGAGTGCAGGAGAAATTTACATAGCCCATAAACTTATTAGAAATCAAATTCCTGATTCCTCATTATTCTCCACTGGGCCAGTTTCTGCATTGAGATGCACAGTCTTTGCTCAATAGgtgcctgcagctggaggagttAACGGTCTTGCTATTTGTATTCTATAAACACACAGCCAGAGATTCATATTGGAAAACTTGAACCAGATCCGCCTGCATTTATCCTGCCTTCTGCTGGTGCAAGTACTGCTTTCTTTTACGAGCTCTAACCTCCCACAAACAGCTGAAGAAGGAAATGGCAGCAGAGTGTTTTCTGCATCCTCTGGATGTGCAGCCCGGACGGTGCGGAGCAAGGCTGACAGCAATGTTGCCCTGTTATACTACAAGAAGGGCGAAgcgggcaggcagcagcattaATCACACATCTAGAACCACGCGTTCTGGTCCCAGATTTACTCCAAACGTGCTATGATGTCACCTAATCAGTTCAACACACTTCTCTGTGAGCATCAGTATCTCCCTCTATAAGATTCAATacaggaataataataataataatcgGATAAATTACTGTCAAGTAATGTTAGGGCTTATGTTTGGGGATCTCTTGCTGTAGTAAGTAAATACTGTTTGTGTTTACATTAATGTATGTGTATTAGTGTATATATTAATATACTGTTTGTGTTTACATtaatgtatgtgtatatgtattagtgtatatattaatatatatgtgtgtggtCATGCATGTCTTTTAATGTgaatacacatacacacagacacacggACACAGTTCTCTCTCACTCTGCAACTCATTATTCGTAAGACCAGGTAAGGCTTAAATGACCTCTTCCAGGATCTGCTTTTCCATCCCTATTGTACTGCTCTTGAATAGGCTCCCTTCTTTTCgtacagagcagcagctgttgAGCTCTGAGTCTTTTATGTCAAGTTGTGGGAAAGCTTTTGTGACACCATTTCACATGTTCTCCTCAAAGCTTGTGGATTATCTTTGAGCCCATGTAATGCCACCTCTGAAACCAATCTTTCGCTCTCTGCATCCCTCTTGGGGAGAttctctgaaacagaaactCCTGGGTAGTAACTCACTTCTTGAGCTCGTTAATCAAGCgcatgaagaagaaatatgcCAATCCTGTGATCAGCAGGCTCCGCTAGCAGTTTTGCTAGAGacagtttctgttttccagattaACTCACTAGTAAGCAGCTATAAAACCAGCAATAATTTCCCCTTCCGGTGCAAGTCACATAAACAGGCGCTCCAGTTTTAGTCCAACAAAGCTGTTTAAAGTGTCAGGTGCCTTCTCTGCAATTACCCACAGTACACAACAAGAAACTAAGCCTGCTTCTCAGGAATCTGTGCATTATTGCATTCCTGCATCGCAGGacttttattttgggggaggaCAAATTAACTTCCCATGATAAAACTGTAGTAGAGCAGATGCGTGACTTGAGTGACTTGGTCTGCCTTCGGCTTTCTTCTGTCACGTTTGCAGGCTCTGGCCGTTTCTGGGATTTTCGCAGTAGTTCTGAAGGTGTGAGGGGGAGAGGTGAGAGCCCAGAGTGGCTCTCGCTGCCTGCgctggggcagctgcctgcagcccctcagCCGATCCAGATCAGGCTGAAGGCATTGCCACCCCCACGTCTGCCACTGCTGATTCCACCTGGGATTGCTACAGCAGGATTTTACACGTGAACCTCTTACTTATCCACTCAGGACCCAGGGGATTACAAAGTTAACTCCAAGGGAAGAGTCATGCTAGCCTGAACCACCTTACTCTCCTTGGTCTTGCTAGAAATTTTGCTTAATCCGCTATTACAACATCTAGCTCAAGttaaaagagaatgaaaaccTCTATCTCCTTTCTTGCTCCAAGAAAGTAACTTCCATGTACCTTCTTGAAGGAAGGATTTGTATGGATAAAAATGCCCACTTGATTTTTTCCAGGATCACAAGCATCAAGTCCTGTTCCGTGTCTGTTTACTGCGCGCGCTTGAGATGCGATggacctttttttctcctgctgtttaGTAATTACATGGTTAGGCATTGTCGCTGTAACCCAAGCCTTCAGATTTCCTGCCTCGAACTCTGCCACGGGCTCAGTGGAGCACAAGGCTGAGAGCAGGTGAAGGCACACCATGCTCCGTGCCTCACGCCGTCTGGATGTGGCGAGCCCCTTGATGCCTGTACCCTCATTTTATCACCCGCATGCTGCTTTCAGAGCAACGTGAGCTCGGGtcccttaggaaaaaaacatagtCCAGCAAAGGCAGTACTGGCTTTCCTAGCGGCGATTCCagaacagctctgctgccccACATGTGGCCAGTCCAAAGCCAAATGGAAAGGAGTAGGAGATAGTTGTGCCAACACTTTACCTGATCGCACTGCGGTAGTGGCTGTGCACTCCACACGGGTCAAGGGCTCAAAATTTCTTCTCCGTGAGGATCCAAACTGAGCCAAAGCCTGATACTGAGCAGGCTGAATGCTAAATGATCTTCTGTGGCCTCGAGAAATTCACTTAACCATAGAGGCTGGAGGCCCCACATATTTAGAACGTGTGtgataataaaaattacagt contains:
- the LOC115343226 gene encoding transcription factor HES-5-like — translated: MAPSTVFMEPDNLLTPKEKNKLRKPVVEKMRRDRINSSIEQLKLLLEKEFQRHQPNSKLEKADILEMTVSYLKQQSQLQMKTAGSFHKSSQFDFREGYSRCLQEAFHFLSLHKVRTETQTKLLSHFQKSQSAATEVSFSPGNPSTLKQASPKDASTLWRPW